A region from the Osmerus eperlanus chromosome 11, fOsmEpe2.1, whole genome shotgun sequence genome encodes:
- the cep295 gene encoding centrosomal protein of 295 kDa isoform X2, with amino-acid sequence MKRKVARLRLSPNEEAKLIRDEHERRRKLRIQQVREQERYIALQIRREVNRRREHEIQILAVELKQDWERQQKEKLETLHKLYQESLQLLGEGHRSAKENEPDWEAIAQKHEENHNRAAERYHNALKELKSQRQKEQEEQNRFIQARKKAVQVEKMRAAKVANLPPHPPNPIESIPSKKLVAVKKSDVDAFSVTHYHMPETAVDREVDTRQPSAQQLAEQEMRRLQELAQEEQAEHQEQLEKARLRGNHALRVEQLTQDRDRFLVELEHMQQTELLRRRQVVSQMPAQIFQPLYKRQEVRDDWQRDMEFAFEDMYTGERRVKGDLVLQLVPEPLPAMSTDSQDQELDLTLEDVPSAATPLEVTPGDQQGHGHDSDHQVPAAQRQEEPSSPGGGARRQALRKLLNRIRTQKGQCGSGGVRNLPTERQTSDQDMTIDTGSLGSEEKERPVTSGVQPSESRQAPPHVLETTEESIVAGTLLHPDTQANRIHTFKADRKKREEELERQKQDQLALLQELEEQKATLELLLQEAHQERQQLQAAVEQHDTAVGPIQEVPVHDQEVTSGTPPPAVDPASRVGEDTQSRKIREYQQRLLEQNRLHKQSVEQARLRLEDYQRALRYRYNITLTATQAARGPLNPICPPPLNTGRATLPAVSVELPSGSAMPLLPVALTTHSRTHSPMEIPNRESAILPQPSILPVPGMHTRAGSGFSTKVSSVPLTVTTESSRNQHPDHTAWLTDHFLQRVSAHLPDGLRPPPTPSHPPSSRPPATLGIPVPSVADPVQALHPTPSEHPATFPEEASAKPGTFLPGFTQTGKLFREEIELERQRQEVQEAQRRVQGQREALLLQQREQEEDLREQWRRQKEALDALLSADTQPNPEIDDDATCLENIETDRLTLMATLLRAIEQSDSHGPSSVEAHQNKERTAHLQPPANDPAHQSDRCHGPAPPSHPHAPRAPKPPVARARPGVMEMMRMEQHELSAIQEVETPANGSLVTEETARLSLPGAVGVSQEQEPPAPPDRGPPSSSKSSREEPSAGIGTGSGTGTGSGRSSKLSWRDRLRLEAGASPEPDPGSAHPEQMSQNSSDSGRGGLGYFGPGTSSFKPHPEVESVSLHSAHRPSEPDGLSSTTISSGSYVTTEPDHSSTHIDMSLLFAGFGEGLSGRGGATPDDSSSSRRSSSYKEVSPPASPATAASPLHNSSIQRIIDKYTRELNISLNTTGSPSAPSVCERASLEDPSSLRSQQALPVEEGAMDDTCIRLAGSLSTPPDMESAAQGPQDWDETVNRILARISDHSSSLPSRPSQTTGQLSDWSSCADTDKGGDSDINRMIGHPSAQSSSLGDNLEADSTASQIIGQFSGQTTSVGGGQGWDSTLSRMIGRLSTQSSSQWLSGGRDFYASQLISHTGLEQSSLWLDEGQDESRMRPLVAELDESAAQGNGSSGGDGSNHPDREDQGGLAHTPVPSSPERPSEAQADSSAPPGPESLDQALQPLGSPHEQDRTGDSFHPLLPEITHNETGEPSLTFHLPQEEEEPSSSEGSQPSSHVRQLDFSQRSEEPSDGDLDTQESPSCISDHSSEQMRTEELSLSPPSLQDSLYQLTTSQCHPLDSASVVSPAAEEAGLTALSLSALRLCEEEPAVDLPPERTDIHMESVLTPQKVPEVFKCAVMDEDLGKEDGTGKLLSDTMADPPTWERLMDIGGEKGILEESQLTLVSLTDTTLQDQELTVTDEDEGACKEEEDPTKDEKESETTLLPEEETCSKEETSASHAVMLLEFQGPGEALQQKRRTLLQQRSTRRVEEIKARKAGAGDQANSWSKTRSQLTSTQAKRETKSLAGGDAKQKTQPKPQPALPVCEAKLKKVGEVRICTPEQRKLDVAEMHQRTDRLYNRLEEVKQLKEIRSRQELYAKNREKAKDFHKKTLLKLRAKQTPH; translated from the exons atgaagaggaaggtggcTCGATTACGGTTAAGTCCTAACGAAGAGGCTAAACTTATACGAGATGAACACGAAAGGAGGCGGAAACTGCGAATACAACAG GTGCGTGAACAGGAACGGTATATTGCACTGCAGATCCGCAGAGAGGTCAACCGCAGACGGGAACACGAGATTCAGATCCTGGCCGTGGAGTTAAAACAGGATTGGGAGCGACAGCAAAAAGAGAAACTGGAGACACTACATAAGTTGTATCAGGAGAGCCTCCAGCTTTTGGGAGAGGGACACAGAAgtgcaaaagaaaat GAACCCGATTGGGAAGCCATAGCACAGAAACATGAGGAGAATCACAACAGAGCAGCAGAACGCTATCACAACGCCCTGAAAGAGCTCAAATCACAGAGGCAGAAGGAACAAGAGGAGCAGAATCG TTTCATCCAGGCCAGGAAGAAAGCTGTTCAGGTTGAGAAAATGAGAGCCGCTAAAGTGGCCAACCTGCCACCCCATCCACCAAACCCTATTGAG AGTATTCCATCCAAGAAGCTGGTAGCAGTGAAGAAATCGGATGTGGATGCCTTCTCTGTGACCCACTATCACATGCCTGAGACTGCAGTGGACAGGGAGGTGGACACAAGACAG CCCAGCGCCCAGCAGTTGGCGGAGCAGGAGATGAGGCGTCTGCAGGAGCTGGCGCAGGAGGAGCAGGCGGAGCACCAGGAGCAGCTGGAGAAGGCTCGGCTGAGAGGGAACCACGCTCTGAGGGTGGAGCAACTCACACAG gaccgAGATCGCTTCCTTGTGGAGCTAGAGCACATGCAGCAGACAGAGCTGCTCAGAAGGAGACAGGTGGTGTCCCAGATGCCCGCTCAGATCTTCCAGCCCCTCTACAagaggcaggaggtgagggaCGACTGGCAGAGGGACATGGAGTTCGCCTTCGAAGACATGTACACCGGAGAGAGAC GTGTGAAAGGTGACCTGGTGCTCCAGCTGGTCCCAGAGCCCCTCCCAGCCATGTCCACAGACAGCCAGGACCAGGAGCTGGATCTCACTCTAGAGGACGTCCCCTCCGCGGCCACACCCCTTGAAGTCACGCCTGGGGACCAGCAGGGACACGGCCATGACTCCGACCACCAGGTCCCAGCTGCCCAGAGACAAG AAGAACCCTCCAGTCCAGGAGGGGGTGCTCGTCGGCAGGCCCTGAGGAAACTCCTCAACCGCATCAGAACCCAGAAAGGTCAGTGTGGTTCCGGGGGCGTCCGCAACCTGCCAACCGAGCGCCAGACGTCTGACCAGGATATGACCATTGACACTGGTTCCCTGGGCAGTGAGGAGAAGGAGCGTCCTGTCACCTCGGGTGTCCAGCCTTCTGAGTCCCGTCAGGCCCCGCCTCATG TGTTAGAGACGACAGAGGAGTCCATTGTGGCTGGCACCTTGCTCCATCCTGATACGCAAGCCAACAGAATCCACACGTTCAAAGCAGACAGGAAGAAACGG gaggaggagctggagaggcagAAACAGGATCAGCTGGCCctgctgcaggagctggaggagcagaaggccacactggagctgctgctgcaggaggCCCACCAGGAGAGACAGCAGCTACAGGCTGCGGTGGAGCAACATGACACTGCTGTTGGGCCCATACAGGAAGTACCCGTCCATGACCAGGAAGTGACCTCTGGTACTCCTCCCCCAGCTGTAGAT CCTGCAAGCCGCGTAGGCGAGGATACACAGTCCCGCAAAATTCGAGAGTACCAGCAACGTCTACTAGAACAGAACAG GCTCCATAAGCAGTCAGTGGAGCAGGCTCGCCTACGTCTGGAAGATTACCAACGCGCTCTCCGATACCGCTACAACATCACTCTGACAGCAACGCAAGCCGCTCGTGGACCTTTAAATCCCATCTGCCCTCCACCACTCAATACTGGCCGAGCGACGCTACCCGCGGTCTCTGTAGAACTCCCCTCTGGCTCTGCAATGCCTCTTCTCCCAGTAGCACTTACCACCCATTCTAGAACCCACTCCCCTATGGAAATCCCTAATCGAGAGTCAGCCATTTTGCCTCAACCCTCCATTCTTCCTGTTCCTGGGATGCATACAAGAGCCGGCTCAGGCTTTTCCACCAAGGTCTCATCAGTGCCACTAACAGTCACTACAGAAAGCTCCAGAAACCAACACCCCGATCATACTGCTTGGCTGACTGATCATTTCCTCCAAAGAGTTTCCGCCCACCTTCCAGATGGGCTacgcccccccccaaccccctcacaccccccctcctccaggccgcCTGCCACCTTAGGCATCCCAGTCCCATCTGTGGCGGACCCTGTCCAAGCCCTCCACCCAACACCGTCTGAACACCCAGCCACGTTTCCAGAGGAGGCCTCGGCGAAGCCTGGGACTTTCCTACCAGGGTTCACCCAGACCGGGAAGCTTTTCAGGGAGGAGATTGAGttggagaggcagaggcaggaggtgcaggaggccCAGCGGAGGGTGCAGGGCCAGAGGGAGGCCCTCCTGCTGCagcagagggagcaggaggaggacctgAGGGAGCAGtggaggagacagaaggaggcgCTGGACGCACTACTTAGTGCTGACACACAG CCAAATCCAGAAATTGATGATGATGCAACATGCTTGGAGAACATAGAGACCGACCGCCTCACTCTGATGGCGACCCTGCTCAGAGCCATCGAGCAATCTGACAGCCACGGCCCATCTTCTGTAGAGGCCCATCAGAATAAAGAAAGAACAGCCCACCTCCAGCCACCGGCCAATG ACCCCGCCCACCAGAGCGACCGTTGCCATGGGCCCGCCCCTCCCTCGCATCCCCACGCCCCTCGGGCACCCAAACCCCCTGTGGCCCGTGCCAGGCCGGGTGTCATGGAGATGATGAGGATGGAGCAACACGAGCTCAGTGCCATCCAGGAAGTGGAGACGCCAGCCAATGGCAGTCTGGTCACAG AGGAGACTGCCAGACTGTCTCTCCCAGGAGCAGTAGGAGTCTCCCAGGAGCAGGaacccccagctcctccagacAGGGGCCCTCCCAGCAGCTCCAAGTCCAGCAGAGAAGAGCCCTCGGCTGGGATAGGGACCGGCAGTGGGACTGGGACAGGGAGCGGTAGATCCAGCAAGCTGTcctggagagacagactgaggctAGAGGCAGGGGCCTCTCCGGAACctg ATCCTGGATCAGCTCACCCAGAACAAATGTCCCAGAACTCTTCTGATTCTGGCAGAGGTGGCCTCGGATACTTTGGACCAGGAACCTCCAGCTTCAAACCCCATCCAGAG GTGGAGAGCGTGTCTCTCCACTCGGCCCACAGACCCTCGGAGCCCGAcggtctctcctccaccaccatctcctctGGAAGCTACGTCACCACCGAGCCTGACCACAGCTCCACCCACATAG ATATGTCTCTGCTCTTTGCTGGATTTGGAGAAGGCTTGTCGGGAAGGGGAGGAGCTACACCGgatgactcctcctcctcccgacGGAGCTCCTCCTACAAGGAagtgtctcctccagcttcGCCTGCAACCGCAGCATCTCCTCTGCACAACAGCAGCATCCAGCGCATCATAGACAAGTATACCAGGGAACTCAACATCTCCCTCAACACGACAGGAAGCCCATCCG ctccctcagtgtgtgagagggcaTCATTGGAGGACCCCAGCTCCCTGCGATCCCAGCAGGCCCTCCCTGTAGAGGAGGGGGCCATGGACGACACCTGCATACGGCTGGCTGGCTCCCTCTCGACACCCCCAGACATGGAGTCAGCGGCACAGGggccccag GACTGGGATGAAACTGTCAACCGGATCTTGGCACGCATCTCTGACCATTCATCCTCATTGCCGTCCCGTCCCAGCCAAACTACCGGCCAGCTCTCAGACTGGTCATCCTGCGCAGACACGGACAAGGGGGGGGATTCTGACATCAACCGTATGATTGGCCATCCATCCGCTCAGTCGTCGTCTCTGGGCGACAACCTCGAAGCTGACTCCACAGCCAGCCAGATTATTGGCCAGTTCTCTGGTCAGACGACCTCAGTCGGCGGCGGCCAAGGGTGGGATTCCACTCTGAGCAGGATGATTGGTCGGCTGTCTACCCAGTCGAGCTCTCAGTGGCTGAGCGGAGGGAGGGACTTCTATGCGAGCCAGTTGATTAGTCATACGGGATTGGAGCAGTCGTCTCTCTGGCTGGATGAAGGGCAGGATGAGAGCCGGATGAGGCCCCTGGTTGCTGAACTGGATGAGTCTGCTGCCCAGGGGAATGGTAGCTCAG GAGGCGATGGATCCAACCACCCAgacagggaggaccaggggggttTAGCCCACACCCCTGTTCCTTCTAGTCCAGAGAGGCCTTCTGAAGCCCAGGCAGACAGCTCTGCTCCCCCTGGTCCAGAGTCCCTTGACCAGGCCCTCCAGCCCTTAGGTAGCCCTCATGAACAAGACAGGACTGGAG ACTCTTTCCACCCCCTCCTGCCGGAGATCACTCACAACGAGACCGGTGAACCCTCCCTTACCTTTCACCTTCctcaagaggaagaggagcccAGCTCCTCTGAAGGAAGCCAGCCATCCTCACATGTGAGGCAACTCGATTTCTCGCAGCGCTCTGAGGAGCCCTCTGATGGAGATCTGGACACGCAGGAGTCCCCCTCATGCATCTCGGACCACTCTTCGGAGCAGATGAGAACAGAGGAGCTGTCCCTTTCCCCGCCTTCCCTCCAGGACTCCTTGTACCAGCTGACCACCTCACAGTGCCACCCCCTCGACTCCGCCTCAGTGGTTTCTCCCGCTGCAGAGGAGGCGGGGCTTACAGCTCTCAGCCTATCGGCTCTCAGGCTCTGTGAGGAGGAGCCTGCTGTGGACCTACCGCCTGAGAGGACAGACATACATATGGAGAGTGTTCTTACACCTCAGAAAGTTCCAGAAGTATTTAAATGTGCTGTCATGGATGAAGACCTTGGCAAAGAAGATGGTACTGGCAAGCTGTTGTCTGACACAATGGCCGATCCTCCAACTTGGGAAAGACTCATG GAcattggaggagagaaggggattcTAGAAGAATCCCAGCTGACACTGGTGAGCCTGACAGACACCACACTACAGGACCAGGAGCTCACCGTCACCGACGAAGATGAGGGAGCAtgtaaggaggaagaggaccctACTAAAGATGAAAAG GAGTCGGAGACAACTCTGTTGCCCGAGGAGGAAACCTGTTCAAAGGAGGAGACATCAGCCTCGCATGCAG TGATGCTGCTGGAGTTCCAGGGCCCCGGGGAGGCCCTCCAGCAGAAGCGCCGGACCCTGCTGCAGCAGAGGTCGACccgcagggtggaggagatcaAGGCCAGGAAGGCAGGGGCCGGAGACCAGGCTAACTCCTGGAGCAAAACAAGGAGCCAGTTAACCTCCACTCAAGCCAAGAGAGAGACCAAAAGCTTGGCTGGAGGAGATGCCAAGCAGAAGACCCAGCCAAAACCCCAGCCCGCTCTTCCGG tgtGTGAGGCCAAGTTGAAgaaggtgggggaggtgaggatcTGTACACCTGAGCAGAGGAAACTGGACGTAGCTGAGATGCACCAGAGAACAGACAG ATTGTACAACCGTCTGGAAGAGGTGAAGCAGCTCAAAGAAATCAGGAGCAGACAGGAGTTGTATGCCAAAAACAGAGAAAAGGCCAAGGACTTCCATAAG aaaACTTTACTGAAGCTAAGAGCCAAGCAGACTCCACATTGA